The genomic interval TCTTCGCGGTCGTCGACGATGTCCGTGTCTGAAGAGCGCAACACGTGCATGCCAAGACCCAACCGTAATTCGTCGCGGTCGAAGGTACCGACAAGGGTGTAGTCGGGCGCAATGATGGTGCGCGTCACTCCCTTTTCTTCAGACGACAGCAACAACGGGTTGCTGTCGTATTCGACCGAGGTCGGTACCACCACCGATGACTGCCAATTTGCTGCCTGGACCGCGTCCGTAAACGGCAAGACCATGATTGCCGTTGCAATGCTAGTTGTTCTAAGAAGAGGCATTAAGTGTTCTTATTAAGGCAAGATCAAGGAACGACCAGCGTATCGCCAGCCTGAAGTTGAATGTTGGTGGACATGTCACGCCCGGAAACCAGGTCCCTATATCTCACGGGCAGAATCCGTTGGGAAGCCCCCTGGCCGCGAACCACCTTGATGTCGCTTTCGTCAGCGAATTTGTCCAAACCACCCGACATGCTCAAGGCCTGCAATACGGCCGTGGGCCCCGCCATTTGTACGGGCCCTGGCTTGATCACTTTGCCCTGCACGTACACAAGGTTGCCGGCGATGCTTTTGACGACAACGCTGACGTTCGGATCGGGGAGGAATTTTTCGAGTTTGGCAGCGACCTGTTTTTCAACGGCCGTGACATCAAGGCCAGCGACATCGATCCGCCCTGCCAAGGGGAAGGTGATACTGCCATCGGGTAGCACGGTGGCTTCTTGACGCAGGCTCTCCTCTTGCCAGACGGACACCATTACAACATCGCCAGGGCTGAGCCGATAAGCTGCGCTATTTTCGACCGCGTTGCCGCTACCAGACCACAGCATCAGCACGCAAAAAGCGGAACACAATGAACGTACCATGAGGGTCCCTCCGGCCTACTGGCCTGACAAAGAGCACTGAATGAGAACGGCACACCAACTCTCGCTCCACTTCGCAACCGCACTGCCTGCTGCGATGGCCTCAACCTTCCTGGAGGCCCTGTACCTTGACACCTCGACACCCTGCCTGACCCGCCCGCTGCGACACCCTACGGCTAATGGCGATGAGTCGCCACTGGAATATAGCAACAGTTGGAAAATTGACAAGCTGTCAGCGGCTGCGAAGCCATCAACAACAAACCTCAGACGTCAATTTACCGACAGCTCAAAAAAAGCCCCGTAATTGATCAACTGTTAAAGCCCCCTATTACCCTTGCCAGGCGAGAACGTTTAAATCTTTCTTCTGTTGGCAACGGCAACAAAACCGATCACTGCAAAGGCGAAGAACCACCCTGCCGTTGCGACAGGAATGACACTGTTTTGATTGACATAAGAATCAGCAGCGCGTGCAGCGCCACTTAAAAGCACCAACAAGAAGATTGATTTAATGAACAGTGTCGAGCGCATAACCCCCTCCTATAAAGAGGATAATAAAAATATTTATTGGTGGGTTTAGCGGGAGACTTCCTCGCTGTTGATTTGAGCTTATGGGCACAATGACACTACGTCAATGATCCGACACCATAATAAAATTCAATGAGCAAGGGGTGGCTTCGTCAAAATGCCGTCACACATAAACTGCAGGCGTTTCTCGGTACTGCCAGAGTATGGGCAATTAAGTGTAAGGCGCTGATATGGCAAACATTTCAATGATAGTAGCCGCACAGGCGACCCCGGCGGCTGGCGCGATTGTGATAGCTGATCAATCGAAGACGTGAAGGAGGCAAGCCCTTGCGTTTCATCGCTGAGAAACCAAATGCTAATGGTTGGCCTTACGAACGAAATCTGGCGCTTTTAGCTGAGGCTTAACAGGTTGCTACACCGGCATCAAATCCAGGGTGCGCTCAACCTCATCGATGTCAATCCTGAACCCATCGCCTTCCGGCATGCCCACCACAAAGCCAAAGTGCTGCTGGTCGCGGTCTGTCAGGTATTTGTAGTAACTGACAAAACGGTTCGGTGGCTGCAACGTCAATACTGAGCCGCCGGCCTGCAGCACGTTCACGCCGTGAACCAGCTGGCTGCCTTCGACCCCAGCCACCACCCTGGCGCCGGCGCACGCCGCGATAATGCTCGGCACGTCGGTTTTCAGCGGGTCGACAATGCGAAAGCCCCTGTGCGTGCGCAGGTGCTCTGCTACGGCCATTTCATTACGCAGGAAGCGCAAGTCGCCGTCGCCACCACGCAATATGAATACACCGGGGTGTGGTTCGTGGGGCACATGCGACAGCAGCTTTTCGCCCATGGCCCGGTAGCGCAAGTGGCGGCTTTGGTTGTTGCTCTGGTCGTCGAACAGCACCAGCTCACGGAAAAACGCGCTGCGCAAACGAAGGGGCTTCATGCCCAGCCAGTCTTCATAAGCCGGCGCCTGGGTAAACAGTGGGTAGCGCGCAGAGGGCGCAGTGGTCACCGGCACGCCCTCGTTGCAGGCCAGGGCATAGGTGACGCAGTCTTCCATCAACCAGGTGCCAAACCAGGAGTTGCCATTTTGCGTGCAGTAGATGGCCGCGCGCTCGATCTCGTGCTCCACCACAACCCGCGGGAAGGTGCTCGGTTTCAAGGATAACCAGTGGCTGGCCTTGCCTTTGTAGAGCGCGCCATCGACCAACCACACGTCCTTGATCAGGTACCCACGGGTAGGGCCCTGCGCCACGCTGAGCCCACCTTCCATCGTGCGGGCGGGATGCACGTAGGGGTAGAAGCGCTTTGCCTCCCACCCCGTCACCCGCTCCAACTGATTGGGCAAATAGAAGGCGGGCGGGGAAACCGTTGTTTCACCAGGCGCGATATCCCAGCTTTTTGACGCGATGCTTTTCAGGTCGATGGAAGAATTACGTGCAAGCCGCTTTCGCGCCATGTATTTGTATGCGGCGAGGGTCCACTTATGCCGTTTACCGGCAGACGGTGCGCTGAATTTGGAGATATCGCTGCCCATGAAGTGCTCCCCGGAGTGGCGTGGTCACAAGCCTTAGAACGACTCAGTTGGATGTGATCCTTTCCATCGTCGGCGGCGACTGTAAATTGGCGTAACGCGTGCGTAAGGTCTCGATAAACGACTCGCCCGAACGTTTGTCACCATAGAGATAAATCTTGTGCAGGCCGCCAAAGACCATCTCGTGGTACCGGCTGGCGACCTCTTCATCGCTCGGCCCGTCCGGTAGGCCCAGGTGCAGTGTCAATTTGTCGCCTTCAACCGCGAACATTGGCGTTTCCCAAAGAAATTTCGCCGTCCCGGTCTTGGGCAGCCGCACGAACAGGTAGGCGTGGTTGCCCAACGAATCAATGTCGCCACCGCGCCGTCTTTTCCACTTCAGCAAACCGTCATCCGGCCGCGCCAGGCACAGGCCAATGTCGTAATAATCGAAGCCATGTTGCAACGCCCACTCCAGCGCCATGAAGGTGGTGATGGAGTTCACCTCACGCAGTTTTTTCGCATCTGAAAACACCGCTTCGCTATAACCAAAACGCAGGGTGCTCCAGTAGCGCTTGCCACCGCGCGTGACTTCACAACCCAGGTGGCAACCGATCACTTCGTCGCCCAAGGTGATGAGGTCCAGGCGCCCGACGCTCTTGGCAATGCGGAACACATCGTCCGTGGGAAACTGCGCAGCATGAATACCCTGCCTGGCCGTGGCATAGGGGCGCAGCAACTGGCTGTCAGCCATTGCGATTTCTTCATCCGACAGCGTCTGCCTCATCTGATAAAGCGGCCGGTTCTTGCGAATGCTACGGCGCAACTCGCTGTCGTAGCGGGCGGTAATGTCATCCAGCGTTCGCCCCAGTGGTACCACGGCACTCAGGTAGTGCGGCACGGACAACGCCCCTGTGGTGGGTATTTCACTCACCACCACCACATGGTTCGACGCGTCTGGCTCTGCACTGCTGCCGGCAACCGGAGCGTTGCCCGCAGCCTTGCCACCAATCAGCAGCTTGGCCATCTCGCGCTGCTGCTTGCGCCCGATGTAGAGGATTTCGTAGGGGCTTTCCTGCTGCAGCCTGAACCTGGCGACCTCCCACCGCCAGACACAGGCTCGGCCAAGCACTTCACGGACTTGGCTGGCAAGCAGCCTGATCTCGTAGCGCGTCGAAGGAGAGATGAGTCTTCGTGCCACCGCTGCCAAGTGCTGTTTCATTCTTCTTCGACGTCCTTTGATGTTGTCTATGGGCAGATCAGAACAAGATCATATTTAGCTGTAATAAACACACCCAACGCACTGATATACAAAAGATTACTATCGAAACTTCACTCTCACATTCAGTAACAATTTAAGATGCCAGGCAACGGTTTGGCAAGCGGCACTCTGACAGCATGCCAATCTATTTTATGACGTCAAAATTCTCTTTTTATTTTGATGATCGTGTGACGCTAACACATGACGCCTGTTGAGTTGCAGGCAATACCGGGTTACCACCTGGTTATTAATCAATACCGTTTGATGCTCTCTCCTCATAAAGGAGCATCGACATGCCATCCCTTTCAACGCTTGAACCGCATCAAACACTGCTGGAAACACAGCTGCCCACCTGGGCACACCAAATAGCCCGCCTCAATGGCACAGCTTGAGGCAAAGTCAACTAACGGCCTATTACACGCAGGCCTGGTTTGCAAATGCCGCGCCTGATCTTCGTCAGGCCGTGCACCGTAGCCAGTCGCGCCTACTGCGCTCGCAAAGCACCTTGGCCCGCACCCTTGAGGGGCTTGAGCAGATCACTGCGTTCGCTGAGCCCCGGCTGACGGCACGCCTTGCCGAACTCGGCTGCAGCGCGCCACTTCGTGCTACCGAACTGCTTCGAGTAGAAAGCACCTGGCATTGGGCAGGCATGCGTTACCTGAACAGTCATCGTCGTGACACGCTGCTGCAGGCCGCGCTGCAGAACTTCGCCGATGACGAACACTTCAGCGCCCAAAGCGCCATTGCCCTGAGCCCCGACATCCAAGTCACAACCGTCCAGTTACAAGGCACTGTGGTACTGGGCCCGCAAACATCTCCGGCGCATTTTCCTCTGGTCTCGGAACGGTACGAAGTGGAGCGACTACCGCTGACACCCGCTGCCTTTGCCACGCTGTGCCGTTCGCTGGACTTGGGGCAGCAGTACCAAGACCATCTGGAGCAGCATTTCGCCAAGCCCCCTGTACGCGAGCAGGCCATGGCCGTGTACAAGGACAGGCTGCGCCTGGCGGCCGACCTGGCTTACCTACGGCATGTGCTCACCGGCACCGCGCGCGACCAAGTCGACCTGTTTCTGCAGGGCAACGAGATGCCTTGCTGGCAACTGGCACTGTTCGGTATCACCTTGCATGAGGTGATGCTGATCGACACCGGCATCACCGGGCTGCTGCTCTATTTGCCAGGCCACGACCAGGCCCTGCGTCAATGCGCCGACCTTGAGGCTGTACACGAGGCACTGGCGGCCCTGCTGCTGGAACCCACCGACCGGCAGACGTTCATGGCGTACGTGGAGCAGGGTCAGCAGCAGCACTTTCTCGACTTGCTGCACCAAAACCTTGACGCCTCAGGCGCTTCTGACGACGACAAGGCATGGCAGCGGGCCCCTGAGGCGGATTTGCGCCCCACTCGGCTGGCAATCACCGAGGAACCCTTTGCTTATTATCAGGCGCTGCACCTTGACCGCCTCAAACGCGAAGCTCGCCAGCTGGCGGTGCCGACTGCCGAAGCCGACGCTACGGCCCGGGCAAACCGCCTGCAAGCGTGGGAAGACCTCGGCATGGACGCGCTCAACCTGGCCGGCTTCTTCATCCCCGCCGTGGGCACGCTGATGCTGGCGGTGACGGCATGCCAACTGCTTGGCGAAGTGTACGAAGGCTATGAGGCCTGGCATCAGGGTGACCGCCACCTGGCATTGCGTCACTTGGAGGCGGTCGGCCTGAACCTGGCCATGATCGGGGGCCTGGTAGTCGCTGGCCACGTGGTGCCGAAGTTGTTCAAAAGCCCACTGCTGGAAAGCCTGCAGGAAGTTCGCAAGCCCGATGGGCGCTACCGGCTCTGGCAGCCAGATCTCAGGCCCTACCGCAGTAGCCAGGCATTGCCGGAAAACCTGCACGCCAATGCTCAAGGCCAGTACCTGCACGATGGCCGGTATTTCATTCGCATGGATGGCCACCTCTACGAGCAGCGCCTGGACACGCAGACACAGCAGTGGCGGCTTGTGCACCCACACGCGCAGGACGCTTGGCAGCCACCTCTGGAACACAATCAACAGGGTGCCTGGCGCGCCAGCCATGAACAGCCATCACAGTGGTCCTTCGCAATACTGGCTCGCCGTTTGGGGGAAAGCTACGCCGCGTTCACACCCGAACAACTTGAGCTGGCTGGCCGCATTTGTGGGACCGATGCCGCGTACCTGCGCCGCGTGCACCTCGAAGGGCAGCCGCCACCGGCTTTGCTGCTCGACACCCTGCAACGTATGGCCGCGCAAGAGAAGGTGGTTGCGCTGGGCAGCGACGCGCCGGGCAACCTGTTCGAACGGTTGTATAACGGCGATGCGCCCATCGAACCGGCAACACGCACGTTGCTGGAAGCCTACCCTCGCCTGTCGGCTGTACTCGGCAGGCGTCTACTGGCGCCACTGAGCGCCGCGCAATCCCTCGCCTGGGAAAACGACGCGGTGTTACCTGCCTGGCTACGTCAGCAAGTTGAACACACGCAAAGCGAACTGCCTCTGGTACGTGCCGTGGAAGGCGTGCTCGTTCCCGCTCGGGCCGATGCCGATAGCGAACGCCTGCTGTTCAGTGCCCTCGATGGCTTGCCCGACTGGCCGCGCGATGTGCGCCTGGAGCTACGTGCGGGTAGCCCCGAAGGCCCTCTGCTTGAACATATCGGCAGCAACTCAGCAGGCCGCGTCTGCCGGGTGATCAAAAGTGCAGAAGGCTATGAAGCTGACCTGGGGCAACGCCCTGCCCCCGCCACGCGCGACATGGACCTGTGCCGCGCTGTAGAGCAGGCACTGCCGCAAGTCCAGCGCAACGCGCTAGCGATCCTCCAGGCCGACGGGCGTACGTTACGCCAGCGCGTCCTGGCTTGGGTCAACGACAACCGAGATGACCTTGCACAACGGCTGTGGGGGCCTCGCGCCAGGCGTCGCGCCCGCCCAGTCCAACTGCGTGGAGGTCGCCCACTCGACCCGCAACCCCCGCACCCACGCCACACAGGTTCACTGGCCGGCGCCTATCGCCGCCTGTACCCCGATGCCACTGATTCGGAGATCGAGGATGTACTTGGCAACGACCCTGAAGACAATGACCTTCGCTCACCGACACAAAGGCTGCGCGACCTGCAACAACGCCTGGATACGCTGCGCCGCAACCTGCAGCAATGGGCCCGCCCCGACCCCCAGCGCCTGCACCAACGCCAGCGGGCGATCCGCCCAATCATCAACGCTTGGCGGCGCCTGTCGAGCGTGCCACTTGCAGGCGGGGGGCGGATTGCCAGCCTCGACCTTTCCGGCCTCGAACTGGAAAACCAGGACCTGGCCAGCCTGGCCCTGCCGGATGACTTCACCCATGTGGAGCATGTATCGCTGCACAGCAACCCAGCACTCAGCCAGCTCCCTGCCGAATTCTTGGAGCGCTTCCCCAAACTGAAACGCTTGTTGTTGTCCAATTGCCGTTTCGACGCCCTGCCCCGTGTGACCAACCCCGATCGATTGACCTGGCTTGATCTGGACAACAACCGCATCACTTGGGATAACCGCAACCAGGTAGCGCTGAACCGGTGTGCCGGGCTTATCGTGCTGGACCTGTCGGGCAACCCGCTGCTGGAGGCGCCAGACCTGAACGGGCTTGACCACTTGAAAACCCTGTTTCTGTCCGAGTGTGGCCTGTCCGAGCTGCCCCTAGGCCTGAACGTCGTTGCCGAGCCTCTCGTCCTGGACCTGTCTGGCAACCAGTTTCAGCGGTTGCCAGCGGGCTTCAACCTCCCCGGCCCGTCCGCCGAAGCCCTGTGCCTGGAAAGCGAGTGGCTGAGCGAAGGCATGCTTGCCCAGGTCGATGCTTACAATGCCGCCCATGAAGTCGATTTGCTGGTGTGTGAGGGGGACTATGCAGAGTTCTTCGAGGGGACGGGCCCGGAACAGGCCGCGCTGTGGCAGCGCTTGCCAATTCAGTACCGCCGCGACCTCAGGCCGTTGCTTGAAAACGATTTTTTCATAACCCGCCCGCAACAAGCCCGCACGGAGTTCTGGCGGCGCCTGGCAGCCATCGATGCTGACCTGGTGCTACGCCAGGCGTGGTTGACGCACCCGCCCTATAATCTGTTCCGCCTTCCCCTGTAGCGAGCGGCGAAAAATCGCCTGTTACCCAGGTGACAGGCGCTGCCTACGCGGATGCGCTAGCCAGCCTTGCAACTCGGCGGCCGGCATCGGCCGCCCAGTTTTGCATCGGCGCAGTGCAGGCAATGTTGAGCCAGACTGGTGTTTTTCCTGTGACCGGTGCATGCTCGAAGCTGAAGCGTTTCACCTGGCACGAACTCCGCTCAGATATGTGAGGTGCAGTACCCATGGACCGTCTGCTCGATTCACTTTTCCCGACCGCCGAGAACATCCCCGACACCTGGCGCCTGGAAGCCCCCCTGGAACAACGCGACTACTTGGTGAACGGCCAGCTCAGGCGCTGGGACGGCCCTCTGGCCACGGTGCGCAGCCCGGTCTGGCTGAAGGAAGCCGACGGCGAGCGCCAGGTCATTCTCGGCAGTGCCCCGCTGCTTGACGCCGACACCGCCCTCACCGCGCTCGACGCTGCCGTGCAGGCCTACGACAAGGGCCGTGGCGCCTGGCCGACGATGCGCGTTGCCGAACGCATACAGCACGTCGAACGCTTCCTTGCGCGCATGCGCGAGCAGCGCCAGGCCGTGGTCAAGTTGCTGATGTGGGAGATCGGCAAGAACCTCAAGGATTCGGAAAAAGAGTTCGACCGCACCTGCGATTACATCGTCGACACCATCAATGCGCTCAAGGACCTCGATCGCCGCTCCAGCCGCTTCGAGCTTGAACAGGGCACCCTCGGCCAGATCCGCCGTGCCCCCTTGGGCGTTGCATTGTGCATGGGCCCCTACAACTACCCCCTGAACGAAACGTTCACCACGTTGATCCCGGCACTGATCATGGGCAACACCGTGGTGTTCAAGCCGGCCAAGTTTGGCGTATTACTGATCCGCCCGTTGCTCGAAGCCTTCCGCGACAGCTTCCCACCGGGGGTGATCAACGTCATTTATGGCCGCGGCCGCGAAACTGTCAGCGCCCTGATGGCCAGCGGCCTGGTCGATGTGTTCGCCTTCATCGGCACCCACAAGGCCGCCAGCGACCTGAAAAAACTGCACCCGCGCCCGCACCGCTTACGCGCAGCCTTGGGCCTGGACGCCAAGAACCCCGGCATCGTGCTACCCCA from Pseudomonas kermanshahensis carries:
- the eppA gene encoding EPS-associated small membrane protein EppA is translated as MRSTLFIKSIFLLVLLSGAARAADSYVNQNSVIPVATAGWFFAFAVIGFVAVANRRKI
- a CDS encoding glycosyltransferase 61 family protein, with product MGSDISKFSAPSAGKRHKWTLAAYKYMARKRLARNSSIDLKSIASKSWDIAPGETTVSPPAFYLPNQLERVTGWEAKRFYPYVHPARTMEGGLSVAQGPTRGYLIKDVWLVDGALYKGKASHWLSLKPSTFPRVVVEHEIERAAIYCTQNGNSWFGTWLMEDCVTYALACNEGVPVTTAPSARYPLFTQAPAYEDWLGMKPLRLRSAFFRELVLFDDQSNNQSRHLRYRAMGEKLLSHVPHEPHPGVFILRGGDGDLRFLRNEMAVAEHLRTHRGFRIVDPLKTDVPSIIAACAGARVVAGVEGSQLVHGVNVLQAGGSVLTLQPPNRFVSYYKYLTDRDQQHFGFVVGMPEGDGFRIDIDEVERTLDLMPV
- a CDS encoding leucine-rich repeat domain-containing protein → MHRSQSRLLRSQSTLARTLEGLEQITAFAEPRLTARLAELGCSAPLRATELLRVESTWHWAGMRYLNSHRRDTLLQAALQNFADDEHFSAQSAIALSPDIQVTTVQLQGTVVLGPQTSPAHFPLVSERYEVERLPLTPAAFATLCRSLDLGQQYQDHLEQHFAKPPVREQAMAVYKDRLRLAADLAYLRHVLTGTARDQVDLFLQGNEMPCWQLALFGITLHEVMLIDTGITGLLLYLPGHDQALRQCADLEAVHEALAALLLEPTDRQTFMAYVEQGQQQHFLDLLHQNLDASGASDDDKAWQRAPEADLRPTRLAITEEPFAYYQALHLDRLKREARQLAVPTAEADATARANRLQAWEDLGMDALNLAGFFIPAVGTLMLAVTACQLLGEVYEGYEAWHQGDRHLALRHLEAVGLNLAMIGGLVVAGHVVPKLFKSPLLESLQEVRKPDGRYRLWQPDLRPYRSSQALPENLHANAQGQYLHDGRYFIRMDGHLYEQRLDTQTQQWRLVHPHAQDAWQPPLEHNQQGAWRASHEQPSQWSFAILARRLGESYAAFTPEQLELAGRICGTDAAYLRRVHLEGQPPPALLLDTLQRMAAQEKVVALGSDAPGNLFERLYNGDAPIEPATRTLLEAYPRLSAVLGRRLLAPLSAAQSLAWENDAVLPAWLRQQVEHTQSELPLVRAVEGVLVPARADADSERLLFSALDGLPDWPRDVRLELRAGSPEGPLLEHIGSNSAGRVCRVIKSAEGYEADLGQRPAPATRDMDLCRAVEQALPQVQRNALAILQADGRTLRQRVLAWVNDNRDDLAQRLWGPRARRRARPVQLRGGRPLDPQPPHPRHTGSLAGAYRRLYPDATDSEIEDVLGNDPEDNDLRSPTQRLRDLQQRLDTLRRNLQQWARPDPQRLHQRQRAIRPIINAWRRLSSVPLAGGGRIASLDLSGLELENQDLASLALPDDFTHVEHVSLHSNPALSQLPAEFLERFPKLKRLLLSNCRFDALPRVTNPDRLTWLDLDNNRITWDNRNQVALNRCAGLIVLDLSGNPLLEAPDLNGLDHLKTLFLSECGLSELPLGLNVVAEPLVLDLSGNQFQRLPAGFNLPGPSAEALCLESEWLSEGMLAQVDAYNAAHEVDLLVCEGDYAEFFEGTGPEQAALWQRLPIQYRRDLRPLLENDFFITRPQQARTEFWRRLAAIDADLVLRQAWLTHPPYNLFRLPL
- a CDS encoding polysaccharide biosynthesis/export family protein encodes the protein MVRSLCSAFCVLMLWSGSGNAVENSAAYRLSPGDVVMVSVWQEESLRQEATVLPDGSITFPLAGRIDVAGLDVTAVEKQVAAKLEKFLPDPNVSVVVKSIAGNLVYVQGKVIKPGPVQMAGPTAVLQALSMSGGLDKFADESDIKVVRGQGASQRILPVRYRDLVSGRDMSTNIQLQAGDTLVVP
- a CDS encoding NADP-dependent glyceraldehyde-3-phosphate dehydrogenase, with protein sequence MDRLLDSLFPTAENIPDTWRLEAPLEQRDYLVNGQLRRWDGPLATVRSPVWLKEADGERQVILGSAPLLDADTALTALDAAVQAYDKGRGAWPTMRVAERIQHVERFLARMREQRQAVVKLLMWEIGKNLKDSEKEFDRTCDYIVDTINALKDLDRRSSRFELEQGTLGQIRRAPLGVALCMGPYNYPLNETFTTLIPALIMGNTVVFKPAKFGVLLIRPLLEAFRDSFPPGVINVIYGRGRETVSALMASGLVDVFAFIGTHKAASDLKKLHPRPHRLRAALGLDAKNPGIVLPQVDLDNAVEEAVTGALSFNGQRCTALKVLFVHEDVVDAFLEKFQRKLAALKPGMPWEPGVALTPLPEPGKVDYLDGLVADATAKGARVINEGGGQSRGSFFYPALLYPVSHDMRVYHEEQFGPVVPVVPYRDLETVIDYVLDSDYGQQLSLFGNDPATIGSLVDTFANQVGRININAQCQRGPDTYPFNGRKNSAEGTLSVHDALRVFSIRTLVATKFQEANKTLISEIIRNRQSSFLTTDYIF